In one window of Brachyhypopomus gauderio isolate BG-103 chromosome 16, BGAUD_0.2, whole genome shotgun sequence DNA:
- the picalmb gene encoding phosphatidylinositol binding clathrin assembly protein b isoform X7: MSGQSITDRITAAQHSVTGSAVSKTVCKATTHEIMGPKKKHLDYLIHCTNEMNVNVPQLADSLFERTTNTSWVVVFKSLITTHHLMVYGNERFVQYLASRNTLFNLSNFLDKSGLQGYDMSTFIRRYSRYLNEKAVSYRQVAFDFTKVKRGVDGVMRTMNTEKLLKTIPIIQNQMDALLDFNVNANELTNGVINTAFMLLFKDSIRLFAAYNEGIINLLEKYFDMKKVQCKEGLDIYKKFLTRMTRISEFLKVAEQVGIDRGDIPDLSQFTVCAPSSLLDALEQHLASLEGKKVKDSTVASRASTLSNAVSSLANTGMSFTKVDEREKQAALEEEQARLKALKEQRLKELSKRPSFATTDTSPVSTMAASICTAPAIDLFSTPSCSNGALKMDGDLFDLQNTFQSPALPGPSTAVPPWGDSFSPAPVLQHHPNPSPFQTEAAVAGLFRGYGGPPVPPHSSGELHVDFESVFGNKAASSSLDTDGGILKPTVAGSGQTSSQLPEKLVSEDLDSSLANLVGNLGIRNGTTKNDIHWNQPGEKKLTGGMNWQPKAAPSTTWNPVSMPPSVMAFPATTPTGLMAYGMTPPLPSMMYTQPVMRPSNPFGSVSSAQPSAASSPSSQSPLRAPGQDPFAQLSLKDFL; the protein is encoded by the exons ATGTCGGGCCAGAGTATTACCGACAGAATTACGGCGGCCCAGCACAGCGTTACCGGATCCGCCGTGTCCAAAACGGTATGCAAGGCTACAACTCACGAAATTATGGGCCCAAAGAAGAAACATCTGGACT ATCTAATCCACTGCACCAATGAGATGAACGTAAATGTCCCTCAGCTGGCCGACTCGCTGtttgaaaggaccaccaacaccAGCTGGGTGGTGGTCTTCAAGTCcctcatcaccacacaccacctcatGGTCTACGGCAACGAG CGTTTTGTTCAGTACTTGGCCTCTAGGAACACGTTATTCAACCTCAGTAACTTCCTGGATAAGAGCGGTCTACAAG GGTATGACATGTCCACGTTCATTCGGAGATACAGCCGATATCTGAATGAAAAAGCAGTGTCATATCGACAAGTGGCTTTTGATTTTACAAAAGTTAAGCGTGG TGTTGATGGAGTAATGAGAACTATGAACACAGAGAAGCTCCTTAAAACTATCCCCATCATCCAGAACCAGATGGACGCCCTTTTAGACTTCAAT GTCAATGCCAATGAGCTCACCAATGGGGTCATCAATACGGCCTTTATGCTGCTCTTCAAAGATTCAATCAGGCTCTTTGCAGCGTATAACGAGGGGATCATCAACCTCTTGG AGAAGTATTTTGATATGAAGAAGGTTCAGTGCAAAGAAGGCCTGGACATTTACAAGAAGTTCCTCACCCGAATGACCCGCATCTCCGAGTTCCTCAAAGTGGCAGAG CAGGTGGGCATCGACCGAGGGGACATCCCAGACCTGTCCCAG tttacagtgtgt GCCCCCAGCAGCCTTCTGGACGCCCTGGAACAGCACCTGGCGTCTCTGGAGGGCAAAAAGGTGAAGGACTCCACGGTGGCCAGCAG GGCGAGCACGCTCTCCAATGCAGTGTCCTCCTTAGCCAACACCGGCATGTCCTTCACCAAGGTGGACGAGAGGGAGAAGCAGGCCGCACTGGAGGAAGAGCAGGCCCGACTCAAGGCCCTGAAG GAGCAGAGGCTGAAGGAGTTGTCCAAGAGGCCCTCGTTCGCTACCACAGACACGTCTCCGGTCTCCACAATGGCTGCCAGCATCTGCACGGCCCCTGCCATCGACCTCTTCTCCACACCCAGCTGCTCCAACGG CGCCCTGAAGATGGACGGAGACCTCTTTGACCTGCAGAACACCTTCCAGTCTCCTGCTCTGCCTGGGCCCTCGACGGCGGTCCCACCGTGGggag ACTCCTTCAGCCCTGCACCAGTCCTGCAGCACCACCCgaacccctcccccttccaGACGGAGGCTGCTGTAGCCGGCTTGTTCCGAG GGTATGGTGGCCCCCCGGTCCCACCACACAGCTCAGGAGAGCTTCACGTCGACTTTGAGTCTGTTTTTGGAAACAAAGCCGCCTCCTCCAGTTTGGACACTGATG GTGGTATTCTGAAGCCCACTGTGGCTGGATCCGGCCAGACATCCTCCCAGCTCCCGGAGAAGCTTGTCTCAGAAGACCTAGACTCCTCCCTAGCAAATCTAGTTGGAA aTCTAGGAATAAGAAATGGCACAACCAAAAA CGATATCCACTGGAACCAGCCCGGGGAGAAGAAACTCACTGGTGGCATGAACTGGCAGCCCAAAGCTGCCCCCTCCACCACATGGAACCCCGTCTCCATG CCCCCGTCCGTAATGGCCTTCCCGGCCACCACCCCTACAGGCTTGATGGCGTACGGCATG ACCCCACCGCTTCCGTCCATGATGTACACGCAGCCGGTCATGAGGCCAAGCAACCCATTCGGATCAGTGTCTAGTGCGCAG ccCTCCGCCGCCTCTAGCCCCTCCAGCCAGAGTCCCCTCAGGGCCCCCGGACAAGACCCCTTTGCACAGCTCTCTCTAAAGGACTTCTTGTAG
- the picalmb gene encoding phosphatidylinositol binding clathrin assembly protein b isoform X6 → MSGQSITDRITAAQHSVTGSAVSKTVCKATTHEIMGPKKKHLDYLIHCTNEMNVNVPQLADSLFERTTNTSWVVVFKSLITTHHLMVYGNERFVQYLASRNTLFNLSNFLDKSGLQGYDMSTFIRRYSRYLNEKAVSYRQVAFDFTKVKRGVDGVMRTMNTEKLLKTIPIIQNQMDALLDFNVNANELTNGVINTAFMLLFKDSIRLFAAYNEGIINLLEKYFDMKKVQCKEGLDIYKKFLTRMTRISEFLKVAEQVGIDRGDIPDLSQFTVCAPSSLLDALEQHLASLEGKKVKDSTVASRASTLSNAVSSLANTGMSFTKVDEREKQAALEEEQARLKALKEQRLKELSKRPSFATTDTSPVSTMAASICTAPAIDLFSTPSCSNGALKMDGDLFDLQNTFQSPALPGPSTAVPPWGDPFSSSEAVDDSIPSLNPFLTKVVVDPTHLPVVSSDGVSFSSRTSGHEIFGDSFSPAPVLQHHPNPSPFQTEAAVAGLFRGYGGPPVPPHSSGELHVDFESVFGNKAASSSLDTDGGILKPTVAGSGQTSSQLPEKLVSEDLDSSLANLVGNLGIRNGTTKNDIHWNQPGEKKLTGGMNWQPKAAPSTTWNPVSMPPSVMAFPATTPTGLMAYGMTPPLPSMMYTQPVMRPSNPFGSVSSAQPSAASSPSSQSPLRAPGQDPFAQLSLKDFL, encoded by the exons ATGTCGGGCCAGAGTATTACCGACAGAATTACGGCGGCCCAGCACAGCGTTACCGGATCCGCCGTGTCCAAAACGGTATGCAAGGCTACAACTCACGAAATTATGGGCCCAAAGAAGAAACATCTGGACT ATCTAATCCACTGCACCAATGAGATGAACGTAAATGTCCCTCAGCTGGCCGACTCGCTGtttgaaaggaccaccaacaccAGCTGGGTGGTGGTCTTCAAGTCcctcatcaccacacaccacctcatGGTCTACGGCAACGAG CGTTTTGTTCAGTACTTGGCCTCTAGGAACACGTTATTCAACCTCAGTAACTTCCTGGATAAGAGCGGTCTACAAG GGTATGACATGTCCACGTTCATTCGGAGATACAGCCGATATCTGAATGAAAAAGCAGTGTCATATCGACAAGTGGCTTTTGATTTTACAAAAGTTAAGCGTGG TGTTGATGGAGTAATGAGAACTATGAACACAGAGAAGCTCCTTAAAACTATCCCCATCATCCAGAACCAGATGGACGCCCTTTTAGACTTCAAT GTCAATGCCAATGAGCTCACCAATGGGGTCATCAATACGGCCTTTATGCTGCTCTTCAAAGATTCAATCAGGCTCTTTGCAGCGTATAACGAGGGGATCATCAACCTCTTGG AGAAGTATTTTGATATGAAGAAGGTTCAGTGCAAAGAAGGCCTGGACATTTACAAGAAGTTCCTCACCCGAATGACCCGCATCTCCGAGTTCCTCAAAGTGGCAGAG CAGGTGGGCATCGACCGAGGGGACATCCCAGACCTGTCCCAG tttacagtgtgt GCCCCCAGCAGCCTTCTGGACGCCCTGGAACAGCACCTGGCGTCTCTGGAGGGCAAAAAGGTGAAGGACTCCACGGTGGCCAGCAG GGCGAGCACGCTCTCCAATGCAGTGTCCTCCTTAGCCAACACCGGCATGTCCTTCACCAAGGTGGACGAGAGGGAGAAGCAGGCCGCACTGGAGGAAGAGCAGGCCCGACTCAAGGCCCTGAAG GAGCAGAGGCTGAAGGAGTTGTCCAAGAGGCCCTCGTTCGCTACCACAGACACGTCTCCGGTCTCCACAATGGCTGCCAGCATCTGCACGGCCCCTGCCATCGACCTCTTCTCCACACCCAGCTGCTCCAACGG CGCCCTGAAGATGGACGGAGACCTCTTTGACCTGCAGAACACCTTCCAGTCTCCTGCTCTGCCTGGGCCCTCGACGGCGGTCCCACCGTGGggag atcctttctcttcctctgaggCTGTCGATGACTCCATCCCCAGTCTAAACCCTTTCCTAACCAAAGTCGTTGTCGACCCTACTCATCTGCCTGTTGTGTCGTCTGATGGTGTTAGTTTTTCCTCTAGGACATCAGGTCATGAGATATTTGGTG ACTCCTTCAGCCCTGCACCAGTCCTGCAGCACCACCCgaacccctcccccttccaGACGGAGGCTGCTGTAGCCGGCTTGTTCCGAG GGTATGGTGGCCCCCCGGTCCCACCACACAGCTCAGGAGAGCTTCACGTCGACTTTGAGTCTGTTTTTGGAAACAAAGCCGCCTCCTCCAGTTTGGACACTGATG GTGGTATTCTGAAGCCCACTGTGGCTGGATCCGGCCAGACATCCTCCCAGCTCCCGGAGAAGCTTGTCTCAGAAGACCTAGACTCCTCCCTAGCAAATCTAGTTGGAA aTCTAGGAATAAGAAATGGCACAACCAAAAA CGATATCCACTGGAACCAGCCCGGGGAGAAGAAACTCACTGGTGGCATGAACTGGCAGCCCAAAGCTGCCCCCTCCACCACATGGAACCCCGTCTCCATG CCCCCGTCCGTAATGGCCTTCCCGGCCACCACCCCTACAGGCTTGATGGCGTACGGCATG ACCCCACCGCTTCCGTCCATGATGTACACGCAGCCGGTCATGAGGCCAAGCAACCCATTCGGATCAGTGTCTAGTGCGCAG ccCTCCGCCGCCTCTAGCCCCTCCAGCCAGAGTCCCCTCAGGGCCCCCGGACAAGACCCCTTTGCACAGCTCTCTCTAAAGGACTTCTTGTAG